In Prevotella sp. oral taxon 475, one DNA window encodes the following:
- the queG gene encoding tRNA epoxyqueuosine(34) reductase QueG, which translates to MNSKPSIDKSELSRQIKAEAARLGFFACGIAHAEAVDEETAHEVRRWLSEGRHAGMDYMNNHTDKRLDPRLLMPGVQSIVSVALNYAPAQRIPQEQYQLAGYAYGQDYHDVVKTKLRSLATHLGFTPYPSPSNPSNTLTPSSPYFRVFCDSAPILERYWAVKAGLGWTGRNHQLILPQAGSQFVLGELFLDIPLQYDQEMPSRCGSCHRCLEACPTHALGTWNPHHPHQRQPLDAHRCLSYQTIENREDLNPTTIQAMGNTIYGCDRCQTVCPWNRLAPPTDIPELQPRTELLEMTREKWLRLSEDDYRRLFKGSAVKRAKYTGLMRNINAVGKKE; encoded by the coding sequence ATGAATTCAAAACCATCGATTGACAAGAGTGAACTCTCCCGCCAGATCAAAGCCGAGGCCGCACGCCTCGGCTTCTTCGCCTGCGGCATCGCACATGCTGAAGCTGTAGACGAGGAGACGGCTCATGAGGTGAGACGATGGCTCAGCGAAGGACGGCACGCAGGTATGGACTATATGAACAATCATACAGACAAACGACTCGACCCACGACTGCTCATGCCCGGTGTACAGTCTATCGTGAGTGTTGCCCTTAACTACGCTCCTGCCCAACGTATCCCACAAGAACAATATCAACTTGCCGGCTACGCTTACGGACAAGACTATCACGACGTCGTCAAGACAAAACTCAGATCTCTCGCCACACACCTCGGCTTCACACCCTATCCCTCGCCTTCGAACCCATCCAATACCTTGACTCCCTCAAGTCCCTATTTCCGAGTATTCTGTGACAGTGCCCCCATCCTTGAACGATACTGGGCCGTGAAAGCCGGACTCGGATGGACTGGACGCAATCATCAACTCATTCTTCCACAGGCCGGCAGCCAGTTCGTTCTCGGCGAACTCTTCCTCGACATCCCCCTCCAATACGACCAGGAAATGCCCAGTCGCTGCGGCTCCTGTCACCGCTGCCTCGAAGCCTGCCCCACCCACGCTCTTGGCACCTGGAATCCCCATCACCCTCACCAACGACAGCCTCTCGACGCTCATCGCTGTCTCTCCTATCAAACCATCGAAAACCGCGAGGACCTCAACCCCACCACCATCCAGGCAATGGGCAATACCATCTACGGCTGCGACAGATGCCAAACCGTCTGCCCTTGGAACCGACTCGCTCCACCCACTGATATCCCCGAACTCCAACCCCGAACCGAACTCCTCGAAATGACCCGCGAGAAATGGCTCCGTCTCTCCGAAGACGACTATCGCCGACTCTTCAAAGGTAGTGCCGTCAAGCGCGCCAAATATACCGGTCTCATGCGCAATATCAATGCTGTAGGAAAAAAGGAATAA
- a CDS encoding protein O-mannosyl-transferase family produces MKQYKLVDNALGWLTFLIAAFVYCSTIEPTASFWDCPEFITTGYKLEIGHPPGAPFFMLTANLFSHFASDATQVARMVNTMSALLSATTILFLFWTITHLTRKLVLKDWDALTTGKLIAIEASGLVGALIYTFSDTFWFSAVEGEVYAYSSAFTAIVFWLILKWEDHADEPHSDRWLVLIMYMTGLSIGVHLLNLLCIPAIVLVFVYRKFPDIEVKGSLLALVISFVVVAAVLYGVVPGIITVGGWFELFFVNTLGMPFNTGEVIYIILLAAIVIWAIYESYTGIHAKRENLSFIAAFAMLGIPFYGYGWSAVLIGVIVLALLYVVLNYKRRTADRKLVPLVSSRIKNTVLLCMLMLMIGYSSYAVIVIRSLANPPMDQNSPEDIFTLGSYLSRDQYGDRPLLYGQAFSSQVQLDQEGNMCKPRMTEGAPIYQRKEKARADEKDSYFVVSHKNKYVYAQNMLFPRMYSSAHAQAYDDWMGGIDGSEVPYDRCGENIMVKMPSQADNLRFFLSYQCNFMYWRYFMWNFAGRQNDLQGNGELEHGNWLTGISFIDNLRLGDQSKLPDDLKNNKGHNVFYCLPLLLGLIGLFWQAFRGQRGIRQFWVVFFLFFMTGLAIVIYLNQTPMQPRERDYAYAGSFYAFAIWCGIGVAALIDLLKKRLSMNETVLSAIVGAVCLLVPVQMASQTWDDHDRSHRDTCRDFGQNYLMTLQDKGNPILFTNGDNDTFPLWYNQEVEGVRTDARVCNLSYLQTDWYIDQMKRPAYRSPSVPITWPRLEYCSGTNEYVEIVPQAKQQLLDFYKTNPEQARATYGDEPFELKNILRYWVRSKDKDTHFIPTDTLYVTIDKAAVRRSGMMMAADTIPNRMVISLAGKNALYKGDLMMLEMIAQCNWERPIYVALTVGQENYMNLGDNFVQEGLANRITPFTTNLPGARNFDTEKTYRNVMYRYRYGGLSRRGIYIDETVMRMCYTHRRLMAQLATQLIAEGKKEKALRVLQKAEQEIPYENVPVSYVTGGFDLGAGNEFARNYALLGQKGKARQQIDAVWKSAEQYLGWYLSLEGARFQGSTRDCLAQFYQMRQTVAITEMFDRSLAAKQRKQLESLMSLYHSKGGVFPE; encoded by the coding sequence ATGAAACAGTATAAGTTAGTAGACAATGCGCTGGGTTGGCTTACTTTTCTCATCGCAGCATTTGTTTACTGCTCAACCATCGAGCCGACAGCCAGTTTTTGGGACTGTCCCGAGTTTATCACAACAGGTTATAAACTGGAAATAGGTCATCCGCCGGGTGCACCTTTCTTCATGCTCACGGCCAATCTGTTCTCGCATTTCGCGAGCGATGCAACCCAAGTGGCACGCATGGTGAACACGATGAGCGCCCTGTTGAGCGCAACGACCATCCTCTTTCTCTTTTGGACGATTACGCATCTGACACGGAAGCTGGTGCTGAAAGATTGGGACGCACTGACTACCGGTAAGTTGATCGCTATTGAGGCTTCAGGATTAGTGGGTGCATTGATCTATACTTTTAGCGACACTTTTTGGTTCAGTGCCGTTGAAGGCGAAGTGTATGCCTACTCGTCGGCCTTTACGGCCATTGTATTCTGGCTCATACTGAAATGGGAAGACCATGCCGACGAACCGCATAGCGATCGTTGGCTGGTACTCATCATGTATATGACGGGATTGAGTATTGGCGTTCACTTGCTCAATCTGTTGTGCATTCCGGCTATTGTGTTGGTGTTTGTGTATCGGAAATTCCCCGACATCGAGGTGAAAGGTTCGCTTCTGGCGTTGGTCATCTCGTTTGTGGTGGTGGCGGCGGTGCTCTATGGCGTAGTACCGGGCATCATCACAGTGGGTGGATGGTTTGAATTGTTCTTCGTCAACACCTTGGGTATGCCGTTCAACACGGGTGAAGTGATTTACATTATTCTCTTGGCAGCTATTGTGATTTGGGCTATCTATGAGAGTTACACGGGAATTCATGCGAAGCGCGAGAATCTCTCGTTCATCGCCGCTTTTGCTATGTTGGGCATTCCGTTCTACGGTTACGGCTGGTCGGCGGTATTGATAGGAGTGATTGTGTTGGCTTTGCTCTACGTGGTGCTGAATTACAAACGGCGGACGGCCGATAGAAAACTTGTTCCTCTTGTTTCTTCGCGCATCAAGAACACGGTACTGCTCTGCATGCTGATGTTGATGATCGGCTATTCGAGTTATGCGGTGATCGTGATTCGTTCCCTGGCGAATCCACCGATGGACCAAAACTCGCCTGAAGACATCTTTACGTTGGGCTCGTATCTGAGTCGCGACCAGTACGGCGACCGTCCATTGCTCTACGGACAAGCTTTCAGTTCGCAGGTGCAGCTCGACCAAGAAGGTAACATGTGTAAGCCCCGAATGACAGAAGGAGCACCCATCTATCAGCGAAAAGAGAAGGCACGGGCCGACGAAAAAGACTCTTACTTCGTGGTGAGCCACAAGAATAAATACGTTTACGCGCAGAATATGCTCTTTCCGCGGATGTACAGTTCTGCGCATGCTCAGGCCTACGATGACTGGATGGGCGGAATCGACGGATCGGAAGTGCCCTACGACCGATGTGGCGAGAACATTATGGTGAAGATGCCCTCACAGGCTGACAACTTACGCTTCTTTCTTTCCTACCAATGCAACTTTATGTATTGGCGATATTTTATGTGGAACTTCGCCGGAAGGCAAAATGATCTGCAAGGAAACGGCGAACTCGAACACGGCAACTGGCTTACGGGTATCAGTTTTATCGATAATCTGCGGTTGGGCGACCAGAGTAAGCTGCCCGATGACCTCAAGAACAACAAAGGACATAACGTCTTCTACTGTCTGCCGCTGCTCTTAGGGCTCATCGGATTGTTTTGGCAAGCTTTCCGCGGACAGCGAGGTATCCGACAGTTCTGGGTGGTGTTCTTCCTGTTTTTCATGACGGGCCTGGCCATCGTTATTTATCTCAACCAAACTCCCATGCAACCCCGCGAGCGCGACTATGCTTATGCCGGATCGTTCTACGCCTTTGCCATCTGGTGCGGCATCGGTGTGGCGGCACTGATTGATCTGCTCAAGAAGCGGTTGTCGATGAACGAGACGGTGCTTTCGGCTATTGTGGGAGCGGTGTGTCTGCTGGTGCCTGTGCAAATGGCTTCTCAGACTTGGGACGATCACGACCGAAGTCATCGCGACACCTGCCGAGACTTCGGGCAGAATTATCTTATGACTCTGCAAGATAAAGGTAATCCCATTCTCTTCACCAACGGCGACAACGATACCTTCCCTCTGTGGTACAATCAAGAAGTGGAAGGTGTGCGAACCGATGCCCGTGTCTGCAACCTGAGCTACCTGCAAACCGACTGGTATATTGACCAAATGAAACGTCCGGCCTACCGTTCGCCATCGGTGCCTATCACCTGGCCAAGACTCGAATATTGTTCGGGTACGAACGAATACGTCGAAATCGTACCCCAGGCTAAGCAGCAACTGCTCGACTTCTACAAAACTAACCCCGAGCAGGCACGAGCTACCTACGGCGACGAACCCTTTGAACTCAAGAACATCCTGCGCTACTGGGTACGCTCGAAAGATAAAGACACCCACTTCATTCCTACTGACACGCTCTACGTTACCATCGACAAAGCTGCCGTGCGTCGCAGTGGAATGATGATGGCGGCCGACACGATTCCCAACAGAATGGTCATCTCGTTGGCTGGGAAGAACGCCCTTTATAAAGGCGATCTGATGATGCTCGAGATGATTGCCCAGTGCAATTGGGAGCGACCCATCTACGTAGCCCTCACCGTGGGACAGGAGAACTACATGAATTTGGGTGACAACTTCGTGCAGGAAGGACTGGCCAATCGCATCACTCCCTTTACCACCAATCTTCCCGGTGCGCGCAACTTCGATACCGAGAAAACCTATCGCAATGTGATGTATCGTTACCGCTACGGCGGACTCTCGCGCCGCGGCATCTACATCGACGAAACCGTCATGCGGATGTGTTACACCCATCGCCGGCTTATGGCTCAGCTCGCCACCCAGCTTATCGCCGAAGGCAAGAAAGAGAAGGCCCTACGCGTGTTGCAAAAAGCCGAGCAGGAGATACCCTACGAGAACGTGCCGGTAAGCTATGTCACAGGTGGCTTCGACCTGGGAGCCGGCAATGAGTTTGCCCGTAACTACGCCCTGCTGGGGCAGAAGGGAAAGGCACGCCAGCAAATCGACGCTGTATGGAAGAGTGCCGAGCAATATTTGGGATGGTATCTTTCACTCGAGGGAGCACGCTTCCAAGGTTCCACGCGCGACTGTTTGGCGCAATTCTATCAGATGCGGCAGACGGTGGCTATCACCGAGATGTTTGATCGTTCGCTGGCTGCCAAACAACGCAAGCAGCTCGAGAGTCTCATGTCGCTCTATCATAGCAAAGGAGGCGTCTTCCCCGAATAA
- a CDS encoding polysaccharide deacetylase family protein, with product MFIEQPSIWLRWLYPHALWRMDKRERAVYLTFDDGPIPESTPFILETLARYNALATFFMVGQNVERYPHLYRQILDAGHRVGNHTYNHMGGARHTIRTYSDNARQADELIHSHLFRPPHGWMRLSQYAWLSRKYKVVMWDVVTRDYSKWMTAEDVLNNVKRYTRNGSIITFHDSLKSIDKLRFALPQTLQWLKEQGYEFKTID from the coding sequence ATGTTCATCGAGCAACCCTCCATCTGGTTACGTTGGCTTTATCCCCACGCTCTGTGGCGGATGGACAAACGGGAACGCGCCGTCTACCTCACCTTCGACGACGGGCCCATCCCCGAGTCTACTCCCTTCATCCTCGAAACCCTGGCCCGATATAACGCTCTGGCCACTTTCTTCATGGTGGGACAGAACGTAGAAAGATATCCCCATCTCTACCGCCAAATCCTCGACGCCGGGCATCGCGTGGGTAATCATACCTACAACCATATGGGTGGTGCACGACACACCATCCGCACCTATAGCGATAATGCCCGACAGGCCGACGAACTCATTCACTCGCACCTCTTTCGACCGCCGCATGGATGGATGCGACTCAGTCAATATGCCTGGCTCAGCCGGAAATACAAAGTCGTCATGTGGGACGTCGTGACACGCGATTACTCCAAATGGATGACCGCCGAAGACGTCCTTAACAACGTGAAACGATACACCCGAAACGGATCAATCATCACCTTTCACGATTCGCTCAAAAGTATCGACAAACTTCGCTTTGCCCTGCCGCAGACCCTGCAATGGCTCAAAGAACAAGGCTATGAATTCAAAACCATCGATTGA
- a CDS encoding RNA polymerase sigma factor RpoD/SigA, which translates to MRQLKITKSITNRENDSLDKYLQEIGHEELLTVEEEVELAQRIRKGDRKALEKLTKSNLRFVVSVAKQYQNQGLSLQDLINEGNVGLIKAAEKFDETRGFKFISYAVWWIRQSILQAIAEQSRIVRLPLNQVGSVNKINKVLNKFEQENERRPSINELAEKIDLPEEKIEDAMKVTGKHISVDAPFIDGEESSLLDTMTSSDTPTADNELVLESLRNEIARALQFLNERERNVIEAFFGINQQEMTLEEIADKYSLTRERVRQIKEKAIRRLRNNTKNKMLKSYLGQ; encoded by the coding sequence ATGAGACAGCTGAAAATCACAAAATCAATCACCAACAGAGAGAACGATTCCTTAGACAAATATCTCCAAGAAATTGGACACGAGGAACTCCTCACGGTGGAAGAAGAAGTAGAATTGGCGCAGCGCATACGAAAAGGCGACCGAAAAGCCCTGGAAAAGCTCACCAAATCTAACCTCCGGTTTGTGGTGTCTGTTGCCAAGCAATATCAAAACCAAGGTCTGAGCCTGCAAGATCTTATCAACGAAGGCAACGTAGGACTAATTAAAGCAGCCGAGAAATTTGACGAAACACGCGGTTTTAAATTTATCTCGTATGCCGTGTGGTGGATTAGACAAAGCATTTTGCAAGCCATCGCCGAACAAAGTCGCATCGTAAGGCTCCCGCTCAATCAGGTAGGTTCGGTGAACAAAATCAATAAAGTGCTCAATAAGTTCGAACAAGAAAACGAACGACGCCCCAGCATCAACGAACTCGCAGAGAAAATCGATCTCCCCGAAGAGAAAATCGAAGATGCAATGAAGGTGACAGGTAAGCACATCTCCGTGGATGCCCCCTTTATAGACGGCGAGGAAAGCAGTCTGCTCGATACGATGACAAGTTCGGACACACCAACCGCCGACAATGAACTGGTTTTAGAATCGCTACGCAACGAAATCGCACGAGCATTGCAGTTTCTCAACGAGCGTGAGCGAAATGTCATCGAAGCCTTCTTCGGAATCAATCAGCAAGAAATGACGCTCGAGGAAATAGCAGACAAATACAGTCTTACCCGCGAAAGAGTGAGACAAATAAAGGAAAAAGCCATTAGAAGACTGCGAAACAATACAAAGAACAAAATGCTGAAAAGCTATTTGGGGCAGTGA